One part of the Malus sylvestris chromosome 2, drMalSylv7.2, whole genome shotgun sequence genome encodes these proteins:
- the LOC126608776 gene encoding AT-rich interactive domain-containing protein 6-like produces the protein MSDTEEKDETGQELPVDALNNGKPENDHNKQNNSPNSGDSGPVQETPNPPAENGETLPVKTDVEMTTDEKTSVEVEPQSISHQSGQNLPSPSVTINCGDEQLVKPDTEALQDEDEQLVKPGTKPVADTKSAEAQDLPQSNNHGRDDDNAVSTSLPETVKTEVTQVPEQESGGAAEESVTVGHKEPVTPHAGSSDVKADSGNGKELKNKVDEKDITTPKNNGTSNSKGMFLLDESDVYEGNDSGTEEEQSAFMKEVENFFKERSMELKPPKFYGEGLNCLKLWRGVIRLGGYDKVTSNKLWRQVGEAFKPPKTCTTVSWTFRGFYEKALLDYERHKFGTEPPISSQPEPMNIDNQAAGSGRARRDAAARAMQGWHSQRITGNGEVSDPIIKDKNANSLQKREKQLKSIGSLKRKKPPYVEHVVKAARTKASKLQLDVDVVDLGPPADWVKINVQRTKDCFEVYALVPGLLREEVRVQSDPAGRLVITGEPEHPDNPWGVTAFKKAVTLPSRIDPHQTSAVVTLHGQLFVRVPFEQSDQ, from the exons ATGAGTGATACCGAAGAGAAGGATGAAACTGGACAAGAATTGCCAGTTGATGCTTTAAATAATGGGAAACCGGAAAATGATCATAACAAGCAGAATAATTCTCCGAATTCAGGAGATTCTGGACCGGTTCAGGAGACCCCGAATCCTCCTGCTGAAAATGGCGAAACTCTACCCGTTAAGACAGACGTTGAGATGACAACTGATGAGAAAACTAGTGTAGAAGTAGAACCACAGTCCATTTCACACCAATCTGGTCAAAATTTGCCTTCTCCTTCAGTCACAATAAATTGCGGGGACGAACAATTAGTTAAGCCAGATACTGAAGCCTTACAGGATGAGGATGAACAATTAGTCAAGCCAGGTACTAAACCCGTAGCTGATACCAAGAGTGCTGAAGCCCAGGATTTGCCTCAAAGTAATAATCATGGTCGTGATGATGACAACGCTGTTTCCACAAGTCTTCCAGAGACTGTTAAAACTGAAGTTACTCAAGTGCCGGAGCAGGAATCTGGTGGTGCTGCTGAAGAAAGTGTAACTGTGGGTCATAAGGAACCTGTTACGCCTCATGCCGGATCTTCTGATGTAAAAGCTGATTCTGGGAATGGGAAAGAATTGAAGAATAAGGTGGATGAAAAAGATATTACTACACCCAAAAATAATGGAACCTCAAACTCAAAGGGCATGTTCCTTTTAGATGAGAGTGACGTGTATGAAGGTAATGATTCTGGGACAGAAGAGGAGCAATCAGCTTTCATGAAGGAAGTGGAAAATTTCTTTAAGGAGAGGAGCATGGAATTGAAACCTCCAAAGTTTTATGGAGAGGGTTTGAATTGCCTTAA GCTTTGGAGAGGTGTGATCAGATTGGGTGGCTATGATAAG GTGACCTCAAATAAGTTGTGGCGGCAAGTGGGAGAAGCCTTTAAACCTCCAAA GACATGCACTACGGTTTCATGGACATTTCGAGGTTTCTATGAGAAG GCACTGCTAGATTATGAAAGGCATAAATTTGGTACTGAACCACCAATCTCTTCCCAGCCAGAGCCTATGAATATCGATAACCAG GCTGCAGGATCAGGTCGAGCAAGAAGGGATGCTGCGGCACGTGCCATGCAGGGTTGGCACTCACAACGTATCACTGGGAATGGTGAAGTCAGTGACCCTATCATAAAG GATAAAAATGCAAATTCTTTGCAAAAGCGTGAAAAACAGCTTAAAAGCATCG GTTCACTTAAAAGAAAGAAGCCACCTTATGTGGAGCATGTGGTAAAAGCTGCACGTACTAAAGCATCTAAGTTGCA ATTGGATGTAGATGTGGTTGATCTTGGACCTCCAGCGGATTGGGTGAAGATCAATGTGCAGAGAACT AAAGATTGTTTTGAGGTATATGCTTTAGTTCCAGGTCTTCTACGGGAGGAG GTTCGTGTTCAATCTGATCCCGCTGGGCGATTGGTTATAACTGGAGAACCTGAGCATCCTGATAATCCATGGGGTGTCACAGCTTTCAAAAAG GCTGTCACCTTACCATCAAGAATTGATCCGCACCAGACATCAGCCGTGGTCACCCTGCACGGTCAGTTGTTTGTTCGTGTTCCATTTGAGCAGTCGGATCAGTAG
- the LOC126608787 gene encoding serine/threonine-protein phosphatase 7-like has product MSCNSDAEIAAAAAPSASASQEVAEAASPSVFDSASSAVTNSESEHNPLPPRPNPETPVGWPADGKLSLEWIRNLMSVFDWASRNLDPTQLPDVFPVEVFDSLVLCASKILHKEANCVAVDQLGSESTVVVVGDLHGQLHDLLYLLNDAGFPSENRFFVFNGDYVDRGAWGLESFLILLAWKVFLPRSVYLLRGNHESKYCTSVYGFEKEVLTKYGDKGKHVYRKCLGCFEGLPLTSMVGKYVYTAHGGLFRSTPATPKRSKGKKNRRISFNPEPSSTLSLGSFEELNKARRSVLDPPWEGSNLIPGDVLWSDPSMKPGLSPNKERGIGLLWGPDCTEDFLKKFQLKLIIRSHEGPDARDKRPGLGGMDNGYTIDHVVESGKLITLFSAPDYPQFQGTEERYRNKGAYIVLEPPNFDDPVFHSFEAITPRPKANPFYDFEEVIDSDEELDLASMATSP; this is encoded by the exons ATGTCATGCAATTCAGATGCAGAGATTGCAGCAGCGGCTGCTCCATCGGCATCTGCATCTCAAGAAGTTGCAGAAGCCGCATCGCCGTCGGTCTTTGATTCGGCTTCTTCCGCTGTCACCAACTCCGAATCCGAACACAACCCATTACCGCCGCGGCCTAATCCGGAAACCCCAGTTGGGTGGCCGGCCGACGGAAAGCTCAGCCTCGAATGGATTCGAAACCTTATGTCCGTTTTTGATTGGGCATCCAGAAATCTCGACCCGACCCAGTTGCCAGACGTGTTTCCGGTGGAAGTTTTTGATAGCTTGGTCCTTTGCGCCTCCAAGATCCTCCACAAAGAGGCCAATTGCGTAGCCGTCGATCAGTTAGGCTCGGAATCCACGGTGGTCGTCGTTGGAGACCTTCACGGTCAGCTGCACGACCTCCTTTACCTTCTAAACGATGCTGGGTTTCCATCAGAAAACCGATTCTTCGTCTTCAATGGCGATTACGTTGACAGAGGGGCTTGGGGGCTTGAAAGCTTCTTGATTTTATTAGCCTGGAAAGTGTTTTTGCCTAGAAGTGTTTATCTTTTGAGAGGAAATCACGAATCGAAATACTGCACTTCAGTTTACGGATTCGAGAAGGAAGTACTGACAAAGTATGGGGATAAGGGGAAGCATGTGTACCGAAAATGTCTTGGGTGCTTTGAAGGTCTTCCCTTGACCTCCATGGTTGGTAAATATGTATACACTGCTCATGGCGGGCTGTTTCGCAGCACGCCGGCCACCCCCAAGAGATCGAAAGGAAAGAAGAATAGGAGGATATCTTTCAATCCTGAACCCAGTAGTACATTGTCTCTTGGCTCCTTTGAAGAACTAAATAAGGCTCGAAGATCGGTTCTTGATCCTCCGTGGGAAGGTTCGAACTTAATTCCTGGTGATGTGCTGTGGTCGGATCCCTCCATGAAGCCCGGCCTTTCTCCGAATAAAGAGAGAGGCATTGGTCTGCTTTGGGGCCCTGACTGCACTGAGGATTTTCTCAAGAAGTTTCAACTCAAG TTGATTATCAGATCGCATGAAGGCCCGGATGCACGGGACAAGAGGCCAGGTCTTGGTGGAATGGATAACGGGTACACCATAGATCACGTTGTGGAGTCCGGGAAGCTCATTACTTTATTTAGTGCTCCAGACTACCCACAATTCCAG GGAACAGAAGAGAGGTACCGAAATAAAGGGGCTTACATTGTTCTGGAACCCCCTAACTTTGATGATCCTGTGTTTCATAGCTTTGAAGCAATCACTCCAAGACCAAAG GCAAATCCGTTTTACGATTTCGAAGAAGTGATTGATTCCGATGAAGAGTTAGACTTGGCATCAATGGCAACTAGCCCGTGA